The Shewanella mangrovisoli genome has a window encoding:
- a CDS encoding DUF3157 family protein — MPSSFRLSALSSLLLLSSSVMAADVATITLENGAQVRLKDDFTWEYIITETKAAAAPAVATVATPTTAVTSTAAATAVASSTPAIEAATPVTTLTANAIARPELLGSTAKDGIKVTFNESQWKGDKLGLTFELASTSGEHVTLVEVEASFFADDGTLLKTEKLEVWEAIFRMPETYLRKGEQRKSPVIWVEGVDKNRWQKQLINLKITEINSR; from the coding sequence ATGCCCAGTTCATTTCGCCTCAGCGCGCTCAGCTCATTATTGCTGCTCTCTTCATCTGTGATGGCCGCCGATGTGGCAACTATCACCCTAGAGAATGGCGCTCAGGTCAGACTCAAAGATGACTTCACTTGGGAATATATCATCACAGAAACCAAAGCCGCGGCAGCGCCAGCGGTTGCCACAGTTGCTACCCCAACTACCGCGGTGACATCAACCGCAGCGGCCACAGCAGTAGCCAGCAGCACACCCGCCATTGAAGCTGCGACGCCTGTCACCACATTAACCGCAAACGCCATTGCGCGCCCCGAGCTCTTAGGCTCTACCGCCAAAGATGGCATTAAAGTCACCTTCAACGAGAGCCAATGGAAGGGCGATAAACTCGGCCTGACCTTCGAGCTTGCCAGCACTAGCGGTGAGCACGTGACCTTAGTTGAAGTCGAAGCTAGCTTCTTTGCCGACGATGGCACCTTGCTCAAAACCGAAAAACTGGAAGTCTGGGAAGCCATTTTCCGCATGCCAGAAACCTACCTGCGTAAAGGCGAGCAACGTAAGAGCCCAGTGATTTGGGTCGAAGGCGTCGATAAAAACCGTTGGCAGAAACAACTGATTAATCTCAAGATCACTGAGATTAACTCGCGCTAA
- a CDS encoding MliC family protein, whose product MQTAGAAGLLAVALSVPAMAAEKPSFDCGKVQAGSIEELVCQDEGLTKLDQQLADVYAQAADKAKNEQPPMLKAMQRGWVKGRNECWKSEDKRACVESSYQTRIAELQAQYHLVEMTGPIFYACDGNPANEVVVSYFKTEPATLIAERGDQTSLMFVQPSGSGAKYQGRNESMWEHHGEAKIVWGYEAPEMTCVVKPQ is encoded by the coding sequence ATGCAAACCGCAGGAGCGGCGGGGCTTTTAGCTGTGGCCTTAAGTGTCCCAGCTATGGCCGCAGAAAAGCCTTCCTTTGACTGTGGCAAGGTTCAGGCAGGCAGTATCGAAGAGCTGGTGTGTCAGGATGAGGGTTTGACTAAGCTCGATCAACAGCTTGCAGATGTTTACGCTCAAGCTGCTGATAAGGCAAAGAATGAGCAACCTCCTATGCTAAAAGCCATGCAGCGGGGCTGGGTCAAAGGCCGTAATGAATGTTGGAAGAGTGAAGATAAACGCGCCTGTGTTGAGTCGAGTTACCAGACGCGGATTGCCGAGCTACAGGCGCAGTATCATCTCGTGGAAATGACCGGGCCGATATTTTACGCCTGCGACGGTAATCCGGCGAATGAAGTCGTGGTCAGTTACTTTAAGACTGAGCCTGCCACTCTGATAGCCGAGCGTGGCGATCAAACGTCCTTGATGTTTGTTCAGCCCAGTGGCAGCGGCGCTAAGTATCAAGGCCGAAATGAGAGTATGTGGGAACACCATGGCGAAGCCAAAATTGTCTGGGGATACGAAGCGCCAGAAATGACCTGCGTGGTAAAACCTCAGTAA
- a CDS encoding DUF481 domain-containing protein, which translates to MPNRYSSLALTLWLCGVSHHAIADTVFLNNGDKITGEIKALDEQNLVIKPSYAPKITIERSAVRSFETREPQPWSINRSIKEVTVQASELDSFVLIDDKQTPISELIYSELLSDSDWHYSGSVEAAIDVTHNSKNTQKLHAKGDVTAETLNWRHNLKSEVRYETEDKTTKRNTLEAHYSLDYLISDHWFLRQEDYYQEDKLNLDIRSYYAALGPGYRFWGVNRDKLDFVLTYNHFWLDYQVFTYELNAWAATINYKQYWFDGVLETYADLQIAFPDIPTIEYISDSTFGLKYLLTQQIYLSFKYDINETKSAVQHSRDISYSLGLGVNF; encoded by the coding sequence ATGCCCAATAGATATTCATCTCTCGCTCTTACACTCTGGCTCTGTGGTGTTAGTCACCATGCCATTGCCGATACGGTATTTCTGAACAATGGCGATAAAATTACCGGTGAGATTAAAGCGCTAGATGAGCAAAATCTGGTAATCAAACCTAGCTACGCCCCCAAAATCACTATCGAACGCAGCGCGGTTCGCAGCTTTGAAACCCGTGAGCCACAGCCCTGGAGCATCAATCGCTCAATCAAAGAGGTAACGGTTCAAGCTTCTGAATTAGATAGCTTTGTGCTGATAGACGATAAGCAGACCCCAATCAGCGAGTTAATCTATTCGGAACTCCTGAGTGACTCGGACTGGCACTACAGCGGCAGTGTAGAGGCCGCCATTGATGTCACCCATAACAGTAAAAACACTCAAAAGCTGCATGCTAAGGGAGATGTGACCGCCGAAACCTTAAACTGGCGTCATAACCTCAAGAGTGAAGTCCGCTACGAGACCGAAGACAAAACCACTAAGCGTAATACCCTCGAAGCCCATTACAGCCTCGACTATTTGATCAGTGACCATTGGTTCCTGCGGCAAGAGGATTATTATCAGGAGGATAAGCTCAACCTCGATATTCGCAGCTACTACGCCGCATTGGGTCCGGGCTATCGTTTTTGGGGCGTCAACCGCGACAAGCTCGACTTTGTACTCACCTACAACCACTTCTGGCTAGATTATCAAGTATTTACCTATGAGCTAAATGCTTGGGCGGCAACCATCAACTACAAACAATATTGGTTCGACGGTGTGTTAGAGACCTATGCAGATTTGCAAATTGCCTTTCCCGATATTCCTACCATTGAATATATTTCTGACTCGACGTTTGGACTTAAATATCTGCTGACACAACAGATTTATCTCTCATTCAAATACGATATCAATGAGACTAAATCCGCTGTGCAGCATTCGCGGGATATTTCCTACAGCCTAGGTTTAGGGGTTAACTTCTAA